From the Lactuca sativa cultivar Salinas chromosome 9, Lsat_Salinas_v11, whole genome shotgun sequence genome, the window taataacaatataAACTGTGTATTTATAATTCATAAttcatataaataataaataatagaatTTTCTAATTATTAGTAATTACCTTCTTTTGCTTTAATCGCCTGCTCCATGGACAATATTACATCTTGCAGCAATGGCACTCCCATTCGATAATTTAATGCATTTCCATAACCCTTTACTATGAACATTTCCAGATCATCTGTCCACTCTAATAGACTCACCTATataaatcattttttttgttttttgagtATATAGGATTTGACAAAAATAGCATCCTACTATAGTTTCtgcaaaataattaataattgtGTGAATATGAGTACAGATGTACCTCATCATTAGTGAAAAGACCACAAGCTTGATCAGTTATGTCTAACAAGGATGCTTCCTGGAATTTAGTACAAGAAaagatttattaattaaatacaaaAAATGATTTCCACAGTTGAAAGTTGAAGCCCATCACATGTTTATTACCTGCTTGCATAAAAACCAAAGTGTGGTGGTATCTTTGATTGTGAAATTAAGCCCATAACGTGCTGCTAATGAATGTGTTATCTCTTCTAAAACAGGTTCTTTAAGCTTATCAACAGCAGGTTCCTGTTGTTTCCTATAAGCCTGCAACAAAAGGGAAGCAATTAGGAACAATCTTTAATTTTATTAtgatcatatcataatacaaaaaaGGTTTAGTTATGTACCTTGTAGTTCTTACAACAATCATGGAATCTCAACATTATATCACTTGCACGACTTTCACTCAAAACTGCAAAAGCTCGATGCTTTCCTACTCCAAGTTCTCCTCTCCCACTAAACATGCCCATTCCAAATGAAACAGCACTAGCTGAAGCTCTGGGAATCTAAATCATATTCAGAACAGATATAAAACTGTTAAAACTTATAAGATATGGTAGAAAGAAAAACCATGTTCAAGCTATAGGTTAAGGAAGGAAAACCTGGGATGCTCTGATCTGATATACATCATGGTGATATTCATCACTAAACAGTTCTTGAAACCGTTCCCTGATTCTGATTCCAAGGTTATACATTTCATCTTCTCCTTGACTTATTAGTTCTCCACCTTTGGTTTTCCCCTTCCATGGAGACCTCCATTCCCACAACCAGGAAGGAAGTTTTTCCAAAGATGCCCCTCTTTCTTTTGCGTCTTTCAAAAGAGATTTCAGTTGAGCTGAAAAATTTTCCAGGTCTTTCATCCTTTTCTTGGTAGGTGCACGTGTCCCGTGCCTTGCCTGCAAAAGGATTCACACAATGTTTGTAAAGTGTAAGCAGATATGCATACAAATTGTTGAAAGATATATGAAGAAACAAGATATTGGAAATACCACAAGATTTAGGTGGATAGGAGAACATTGATCAGGGATGTTTGATGAAACAAACGGATTTTCTTTCATGTCTTTTGAAACCCCATATCTGCAGTCAAAACATAAATCACTTCATAAGTTACAAAGGGATTATTCAAAAACATACACTGTGCACTCACAGTAAACATCATTAACACATACGAAGATAAACTAAGATGTAATGTGATTCTTGTGCATAGAAATCTCAACATATGATACATTTCCCCCCTTGAACAGCTAGTGAACGTGGATACATCTAGTAGCTGGATATAAAATGTCACTCGCGCTAGGATATCTTTAATTCCTACTATGACTAACGAACCATTGAAATCCAATTTTATTTTCTTCGAATCAATTTCCGTCGGTTATTTCCAGTTTAATAAAACCCTAACTGTTCCAATAAGATCATTGCACTGATTGAATCTCAAATATCCTCAAGGAAGTAAGACCAAAACCTACCGACATTAAATTCCTCTTACATAAAAACACCGTATCTGTCGTATTCACTTTTTGTACACTTGTTGATTTGCGAAACGAATCACACCTATGAAGCTGAACAAATGAGAAACCTAGATCATGAGTGATGAAATCAGAGAAAGGGTAAAGAGTTTACCGTGTTACGGTAGCCAGGTGTTGACGAACGTCAAACGGTTGTTCAGCGGAGGAACTAAATTGAATACGATATAAAAACAGTAGTATGAGGCCTATCTTCGCCACCATCGCCATTGTCAGACACAGACGAGATTCGCCGGAAAGAAGAAAGTTGAAGGCTGAGGAGAAAGGAACAAACTGGACTTCTTTTTGGATTCTATCTATGCGTTAAAGGAAACTGACCCACCAAACCGACATGGATGATGATCATAACCGTACAGTTAGATATTGACACGTGGAAATTCATTCTTCCTTCCGATCAACATCTCGTGACATAAATCAGATTATTAGTAAGTTAGACTTGTCGATAGAAAAAAAATTTAACTAATCAATTATTTTTAGTAAATTCTATTATGA encodes:
- the LOC111878897 gene encoding uncharacterized protein LOC111878897 isoform X1, giving the protein MAMVAKIGLILLFLYRIQFSSSAEQPFDVRQHLATVTRYGVSKDMKENPFVSSNIPDQCSPIHLNLVARHGTRAPTKKRMKDLENFSAQLKSLLKDAKERGASLEKLPSWLWEWRSPWKGKTKGGELISQGEDEMYNLGIRIRERFQELFSDEYHHDVYQIRASQIPRASASAVSFGMGMFSGRGELGVGKHRAFAVLSESRASDIMLRFHDCCKNYKAYRKQQEPAVDKLKEPVLEEITHSLAARYGLNFTIKDTTTLWFLCKQEASLLDITDQACGLFTNDEVSLLEWTDDLEMFIVKGYGNALNYRMGVPLLQDVILSMEQAIKAKEEGYAPGSYEKATLRFAHAETLVPFSCLIGLFLEGSEFEQIQREEPLKYPPKPPERRTWRGSRVAPFAGNNVLVLYSCSRNNTNKYFMQVLHNEQPIPMAGCGGTDFCPFEVFKEKIAAPHLKHNYDELCNAKVQEPECKSYTTKITEMLGSIFSGKTNNDETSSQKEEL
- the LOC111878897 gene encoding uncharacterized protein LOC111878897 isoform X2 yields the protein MKENPFVSSNIPDQCSPIHLNLVARHGTRAPTKKRMKDLENFSAQLKSLLKDAKERGASLEKLPSWLWEWRSPWKGKTKGGELISQGEDEMYNLGIRIRERFQELFSDEYHHDVYQIRASQIPRASASAVSFGMGMFSGRGELGVGKHRAFAVLSESRASDIMLRFHDCCKNYKAYRKQQEPAVDKLKEPVLEEITHSLAARYGLNFTIKDTTTLWFLCKQEASLLDITDQACGLFTNDEVSLLEWTDDLEMFIVKGYGNALNYRMGVPLLQDVILSMEQAIKAKEEGYAPGSYEKATLRFAHAETLVPFSCLIGLFLEGSEFEQIQREEPLKYPPKPPERRTWRGSRVAPFAGNNVLVLYSCSRNNTNKYFMQVLHNEQPIPMAGCGGTDFCPFEVFKEKIAAPHLKHNYDELCNAKVQEPECKSYTTKITEMLGSIFSGKTNNDETSSQKEEL